TATAGACAAACCAGTCAAGCCACTTTTCTGGTGACAACATGTAATACCCGTCTGAAAACCTGATTACTTTCCACATTCCACTTTCGCCGGGGTATCCTCTCCAACCATTCAATCTAGCCTGTGCTCCATTTCTCATGTAGACATAATATTCGGACCATTTCGCAGAGCGCAAGTAGAAAGTATTATCTGCTGACGAAATTACGTCAAAGATGAAGTACCCTTGTCCGTCTAAATGTGTTGATCCAGTTATTGACCCATACGTATCTTTCTCCATATATGCATACCAGTTTGGCCATTTTTGGGTCCGAAAGGTATGTGATCCTGCCCCTAAAAATGTCAGATTCTGAAAGGCAAGTTGACGTTTGTGAAGATACTTCGAAACTTCAGGCAATTCCGATGGTTTCAAGTgtgcaaaaaaaaacagcttGATTGTATTTAGGATTCGTCAAAAACGTTAAGAATTCTTTGTCTTTCAATTCCATATTCTTTATGACGTTATGAATGCTCTTCGCTGTTGATACACTATGTCCTGCCTGTTTGACGGTGAGGTACATTTTCCACATAACAGCGGATCTAAGAACAGAGAGCTTTACAAAAAGTCGCGTGTATTCAATTGCCCGTTTGACCTGCTGTTTGTCTTGACTTTTTGTACTGTCTAATATTTTTGATTGTAGTATTCCGATGAAGCGAACTCCAGAATAGATAGGAATATGTGCAGACAGAGCAGAAACTTCGTGTTGCTGTAGATCGGTTATTCCGTCAAGGTAGGCTAATGAAACGCCAAATACTTTGGTAGTACCGATTGCTTCTGCTCTAAGGTTGGAGTCGTCGAATTTTCTAAGTGCTTCATCGATAGCCTTCTTGACAACCGAACCGATGTCCATTCCACTGCCACCTATTGAGCTAACCAATCCAGAAATCACCGTCAAAATGCTACTTATTATCGGACCGACTACTGGGATCAGGACTGTAACTGCTGACAAGATGTCTAATGCACCAGAGACAATTTGTGTGACATCACCACCTGTCAAAGATGGAGCTGCACTTCCCACGGCTTCTATTGTTGACGAAATCTTGTTTGatacatcttcatttttaagataattttctatttttcctAGTTGTtgttttgctaattgttgacTGGACTTTAAACTTGTTCTGATTTTACCGAGCGATCGCGAGATAGATGTCGTCCATCTAGCTTCTGTCGCAATGAAAATCAACATCAACAGAATCCATAGCAGACACAAAGTCTGTTTTTGTGCTTTCATGTctgcaattaaaaaacaataacttatttttattgaGCTGAGAATTAAGTCATTTACGTTTATCAAGGTAAagatttgataacttttttttagacTCGGGACAATCTAAAACTCTGCGAGTTGTATACCGTATAGGTTTTTATTTACCATTTATGTGACTCTCTTGAAATTTAGTGCTGATCGAATATGTTGAACGAGCTATGCCCTTGTAAATATCGAGTATCTTGGAAATGCATTGCATTCGCGCGGAAGCCTTTATTTTtctaagatatttataaaaagtgttaaagatcaaaatatgttgtttttttagtttatcgCCCTAGTACCTTGGATGTATTAAATATGTGCAATATGTTAGTCATTGTGACTATGTTCTGTTCCCTAAAAGCGGAGTTCACTCATATATTCTGGAATGGAACATCATGTTTGCATACTGGAAACACATCTTGTAACAcctatttacaaattttgtaagTTATAGttagaactttttttatctgagcgtcactaatgagtcttatgtagacgaatcgcgtgtatggcgtattaaattattagCTTGAAACCTATTTActccactgggtcgatgccactgcaggtggaattataaaaaagaagatgtggtattattgccaatgagaaaactatccacaaacgaccaaaatgacacaaacattaacaactataggtaaccgtacggccatcaacaatgagcaaagcacataccgcatagtcagctattataaaaggccccgataagacaatgtaagtttagtccccgagggtatcaccagcacagtagtcagcatatcaaatatatggtatgtttttgtattagctgtttgcaaaagtatgccttattcgaaaaactaatgattcctcatcccaggcataaattacttaagccgtatttagcacaaatttctgtaatttttagtcctcaatgctcttcaactttatactggtttggctttctaactttttttatctGTGTGTCACTGATAAGTGCTatgtatacgaaacgcgcgtctggtgtatcaaattataagccatttaccataaatatttaattagagatatagatataagaattGTGATCGTGTCAGTATATGGTAGTTATAGTTAGAACTTTGAACAACATAAGAACTGCATTTCAATTTTACAAACATAAGGAAATTGATACTTCAGTTAtctttgatttaaaacaaaaagaatgtttatttgatataattcaGAACACTGGATAGATAACTGTAATTAAtaaattaacatgaaaaaaacttaCCGAATTAGTTGATTGGTCTGTTCATGTAAGCCCTGGAGTTACACAAGAGGGATCCGATGATTGTCTTTATTTATACCGACCCTTCTTGGGCGGGAAAAAAAATCGCCTACTCTGAAATTGTTAATCATAAGTATGTTGTCCTCTTTCCAAAAAACATTGTCgctatatatttctatttaagtCCAATCCGGAAAAAACAGTTGCTGATACAACTTCCTATGTTGGTCCACAAAGTGCATCAGTAATTCTCTGAGTgcacatttgaaaaattatatagtttatgatcatttttttaaatgcaaactaGATTGAGAAAAATTCTTTGTTTAAAGCGTTACAGTTGTTAAAACATAACTCCTTGAAAGAGAtgtttaattttagaatttttccgGATAAGAATAAAAAGCTCTAAagtgtttgaaaatttaaaaaatctactataaactgaaatacaaattactttagtataagttaaagTACTGTctctgtaaaatttacaaattatgagAAGTATTTATATtaactaattttaaatgaatcacGTCTTTTGATAGTAAAAGTTGTTCGTCTTTCAgattataaacatattaacttTGTCATGTGACCGTAATGTCAACAACAGGTTTTTTTCACGATTTACTCCTAAAAATGGAATTCAAAACTAAATTGTAAGGAATGGCTgtaattctttttatatcttttggaAATAAACTCAAACATGTGGGGCACACTTTAAATAGACCACTAAACaatttgaatgttatttttacattgaaaatacctataacagtcattccttaaagcATAAATCATGCAATAATCAAAGCATCAATAAGATTAATATCATTATTTCAAATGAGCTGTAACTTTTATAAAATCTGAGTTTCGTTCAAAAAAGATTATGAATACCAAAAACGACCACAACAACATTATACAAAGGGATAAATTTAAGAAATctgatagaaataaaaaaaaaatcaatggatAGTACCAAACTGAAATATGACAATCGAAACAAACAAGCATTTAGACACAAACAATATGAAAGCATCTGAAAACAATATCATGAACACCAAGCAGCGTTTATAATGCAAGACCACAACCGACTATGGTATATAAATCAAGACCAGAAACGAGAATAGTACATAAATCAAGAACACAATCGAGAATAGTACATAAATCAAGAATACTACCGAGCATAGTATATCAGTTAAGACAAGGAACGAGCATTGTACACAAATGAAGATCACAACCGAGAATAGTATATGAATCAAGATCACGACTGAACATAGTATATGAATCAAGACCAGGAACGAGAATAGTACATACAGAAAGAACACAACTGAGCACAGTACATACATCAAGTAATCAACCGAGCATAGTATATAAACAAGACCAGGAACGAGCAtagtatataaaacaagaaCACAGCCGACCATagtataaaaatcataaacacTACTAAGCAtagtatataaaacaagaaCACAACCGACCATAGTATATAAATCAGTATATAAATCATACACACTACTGAGCAtagtatataaaacaagaaCACAACCGACCATAGTATATAAATCATGAACATTACTGAGCATAGTATATAAATCATGAACACTACTGAGCATAGTATACAAATCATGAACACTACTGAGCATAGTATATACTGAAATCATGAACACTACTGAGCATAGTATGTAAATCGTGAACACTACTGAGTATAGTACATAAATCAAGATCAAGACTAAACATAGTATATGCATCAAGACCAGGAACGAGCATAGTACATACAGAAAGAATATTACCAAACATAGTACATACATCAAGAACACAACTGAACACAGTACATACATCAAATAAACAACCGAGCATCGTATATAAACAAGACCAGGAACGAGCAtagtatataaaacaagaaCACAGCCGACCATagtataaaaatcataaacacTACTAAGCAtagtatataaaacaagaaCACAACCGACCATAGTATATAAATCAGTATATAAATCATACACACTACTGAGCAtagtatataaaacaagaaCACAACCGACCATAGTATATAAATCATGAACATTACTGAGCATAGTATATAAGTCATGAACACTACTGAGCATAGTACATAAAATAGAACACAACCGACCATAGTATGTAAATCATGAACAATACTGAGCATAGTATATAAATCATGAACACTACTGAGCATAGTATATAAATCATGAACACTACTGAGCAtagtatataaaacaagaaCACAACCGACCATAGTATATAAATCACGAACACTAGTCTCGGTTATTGTACAGAAAAgtatatactatgaaaataaatacttaTTTACATGG
Above is a window of Mytilus trossulus isolate FHL-02 chromosome 4, PNRI_Mtr1.1.1.hap1, whole genome shotgun sequence DNA encoding:
- the LOC134715022 gene encoding toxin CqTX-A-like → MKAQKQTLCLLWILLMLIFIATEARWTTSISRSLGKIRTSLKSSQQLAKQQLGKIENYLKNEDVSNKISSTIEAVGSAAPSLTGGDVTQIVSGALDILSAVTVLIPVVGPIISSILTVISGLVSSIGGSGMDIGSVVKKAIDEALRKFDDSNLRAEAIGTTKVFGVSLAYLDGITDLQQHEVSALSAHIPIYSGVRFIGILQSKILDSTKSQDKQQVKRAIEYTRLFVKLSVLRSAVMWKMYLTVKQAGHSVSTAKSIHNVIKNMELKDKEFLTFLTNPKYNQAVFFCTLETIGIA